The following are from one region of the Carnobacterium gallinarum DSM 4847 genome:
- a CDS encoding PadR family transcriptional regulator, whose protein sequence is MIPLLILGLLKEHPGTYGYELLSLMKDRNYKYVVNFTKGSFYYNLQQMEEKGLIRRVDDEVKQSKETHNYIITTLGDQEFQKLMYKYGSQTDYVNLSFYAPMLFEEHYNSKEFEKLIQIQMEQTQEKITNLEKTLEHRGTVLPSFAKMLENSLAHHLVNLKWYEELLREVKEKG, encoded by the coding sequence ATGATTCCATTGTTAATTTTAGGTTTATTAAAAGAACATCCGGGAACATATGGATATGAGTTGTTATCTTTGATGAAAGACCGTAACTATAAGTATGTGGTTAACTTTACGAAGGGTTCATTTTACTATAATTTACAGCAAATGGAAGAAAAAGGATTGATTCGACGAGTGGACGATGAAGTAAAGCAGTCCAAAGAAACACATAATTATATCATTACTACGTTGGGTGATCAGGAATTTCAGAAGTTGATGTACAAATATGGTTCTCAAACAGACTATGTGAATTTATCTTTTTATGCACCGATGCTATTTGAAGAACATTATAATAGTAAGGAATTTGAAAAATTAATTCAAATTCAAATGGAGCAAACGCAAGAAAAAATTACTAATTTGGAAAAAACGTTGGAACATCGGGGAACGGTCTTGCCTAGTTTTGCTAAAATGTTGGAAAATTCTTTAGCGCACCATTTGGTGAACTTGAAGTGGTATGAAGAATTATTGCGAGAAGTGAAGGAAAAAGGCTAA
- a CDS encoding sialate O-acetylesterase, with product MKSFLMIGQSNMAGRGFVQDVPPIYNEQIKMLRNGRWQMADEPINYDRSVSGVSLASSFAAAWWNQHQEEIGLIPCAEGGSSMDEWAIDGILYRHAIREAQFAMETSELAGILWHQGESDSFGGKYQEYYQKLLTIFTQLRKDLNAPNLPIIIGGLGDYLGQSGFGAMCTEYKEINEVLRRFALNEENCYFVTAENLTANPDGIHINAISQRKFGLRYFAAFDQMQDILIPLENEERAPKIDENRERTINEKIYMISYDFALGKIDYEDFIAKFQVIQASAEA from the coding sequence ATGAAATCTTTTTTAATGATAGGACAATCGAATATGGCAGGTCGTGGATTTGTACAGGATGTTCCGCCAATATATAATGAACAAATCAAAATGCTGCGTAATGGTAGATGGCAAATGGCAGATGAACCAATTAATTATGATCGAAGTGTCTCAGGTGTGAGTTTAGCAAGCTCTTTTGCAGCGGCATGGTGGAATCAGCATCAAGAAGAAATTGGCTTAATTCCTTGTGCTGAAGGTGGAAGTTCAATGGATGAATGGGCAATCGACGGAATTTTGTATCGACATGCTATTCGTGAAGCTCAATTTGCAATGGAAACAAGTGAACTAGCTGGTATTTTATGGCATCAAGGGGAAAGTGACAGTTTTGGTGGGAAATATCAAGAATATTACCAAAAACTTCTAACTATTTTTACTCAGCTACGAAAGGATTTAAATGCACCGAATCTGCCAATTATTATCGGTGGGCTTGGAGATTATCTAGGTCAGAGTGGATTTGGAGCAATGTGTACTGAGTACAAAGAAATCAATGAAGTGTTGAGACGATTTGCTTTAAATGAAGAGAATTGTTATTTTGTTACTGCTGAAAATCTAACAGCCAATCCAGATGGTATCCATATTAATGCGATTTCTCAACGGAAATTTGGGCTGCGTTACTTTGCGGCATTTGATCAAATGCAGGATATTTTAATCCCTTTGGAGAATGAAGAGAGGGCGCCTAAGATTGATGAAAATCGGGAGCGTACAATAAATGAAAAAATCTATATGATTAGCTATGATTTTGCATTAGGAAAAATAGATTATGAGGATTTTATTGCTAAATTTCAAGTGATTCAGGCGAGTGCCGAAGCATGA
- a CDS encoding DUF1310 family protein, with the protein MKNKLILLIGIIVIVCVGIGGKIVMDSKKIQEEMIAVVKSDGAKQVFENGLKNLDQKALTPEGVIQSYEIDYDSIEHNPMGGINVTLLANKKNDLYVFFTLNKNNENILVDDGGGNSSELEKLLEDKN; encoded by the coding sequence TTGAAAAATAAACTGATTTTACTTATTGGAATTATAGTTATTGTTTGTGTAGGAATTGGAGGAAAGATAGTTATGGATTCAAAAAAAATACAGGAAGAAATGATAGCGGTTGTTAAAAGCGATGGAGCAAAGCAAGTTTTTGAAAATGGTTTGAAAAATTTAGATCAGAAGGCGTTGACCCCAGAAGGTGTGATTCAATCTTACGAAATTGATTATGATAGCATTGAGCACAATCCTATGGGTGGGATAAATGTTACTCTACTAGCTAATAAAAAAAATGATTTATATGTATTTTTTACACTAAATAAAAATAATGAAAATATATTGGTTGATGATGGTGGTGGAAATTCTTCAGAGTTAGAAAAACTACTGGAGGATAAAAATTAA